Proteins encoded by one window of Rhodamnia argentea isolate NSW1041297 chromosome 6, ASM2092103v1, whole genome shotgun sequence:
- the LOC115733471 gene encoding universal stress protein A-like protein, translating into MAETVVKERKILVAVDGGEESMYALSWCLGNLVSESSRDALVLLYAKPIRSAYTSLDSTGYLFSSDVVATMERCNNEMADCVMAKATKICQDFGEVEVETRVENGDARDVICRVAQKLVPDVLVMGSHGYGPIKRAFLGSVSNHCAQNVKCPVLIVKRPKSSKNN; encoded by the exons ATGGCTGAGACCGTAGTTAAAGAGAGGAAGATACTGGTAGCTGTGGACGGGGGCGAGGAGAGCATGTACGCCTTGTCGTGGTGTCTCGGCAACCTCGTTTCCGAGAGCTCCAGAGACGCCCTTGTCCTCCTTTACGCGAAGCCCATTCGTTCTGCTTACACGTCCCTCGACAGCACAG GGTACTTGTTTTCGTCGGACGTAGTGGCCACCATGGAGAGGTGCAACAACGAAATGGCCGACTGCGTTATGGCCAAGGCTACGAAGATCTGCCAGGATTTTGGTGAG GTTGAGGTGGAGACGAGAGTCGAGAATGGGGATGCAAGAGATGTGATCTGCCGCGTGGCACAGAAGTTGGTGCCTGATGTCCTGGTGATGGGAAGCCATGGTTACGGCCCTATCAAGAG GGCCTTTCTGGGGAGCGTGAGCAATCACTGCGCTCAGAATGTGAAGTGTCCTGTACTAATAGTGAAGAGGCCCAAATCCAGCAAGAACAACTAA
- the LOC115733868 gene encoding TMV resistance protein N-like gives MAVSGRTSKKRNMLAKETDSRASSGPSYEVFLSFRGVDTRRGFTDFLYDGMHNAGILVFRDSESLHVGKRIGDELLRAIENSKIYIPVFSKNYASSHWCLRELAHMVECASKSNGNKEILPIFLDVEPDDVKLKTNLYSEALSEHQKKFCTEVESWKKALIEVDKVKGWNWERDEGQADLTNSVIKTVLDKLNAGNKKNVSENLVGVDDRVEALIKMLDVGSDNVQFLVIHGMGGIGKTTLAKCIFNQLSSDFRDRNFLSDVRELSQRHDMVYLQKQLLSKFLRSHSFLEGIDDVDEGINRIKRVLGSKKVLIVLDDVDEEKQLKNLAGKGDWFGAGSRIIITTRNQSVLRIEGEASSEGLEEKSSKVTPYEVREMEFDDALKLFSQHAFRRNSPPEQFFSLSNEIVSTLGRLPLALEVTGSSLNNEPKEFWKATLKKLKDAPPDEVQRKLMISYDKLNYEQKQVFLDIACFFIKDDKTYPFYMWDACGYHPHVTIKVLCLKSLIKIKDDDTFWMHDQVRDLGREIVRQENCEDPSERSRVWNPEETQSILKGKEGSTKIKALSLGRRHGILTVTGDEFANLQKLRFFQGEGVSLAGDFNRLFSSLTWLSCHDCSSKFEAKNFHPTNLAVLELSCINISNEWIDWIRVASKLKVLDLIGCKGLTRTPDLSTLVSLEKLILCSCDGIKELPNSIGKLQSLIELDLSETDISHLPDSIGNLKQLTILKISNSQGITKLPGAIWQLDKLVVLDARECENLTGEIPEEIERLSCLRILDLSWTKISRLPTTVNRLSNLQELKLARSDIKQLPELPPGLTWLTWETGIKLESFIPLPTSIGTLSQLKTLTLGSPNVRFLPQLPSSLRELELVNLAITQPLDFSNLVNLSTLEFRSCLILEFSGIFVPGLEKLYMQGCSFGRLDALFQLEMKRMTSLTLDKCEFLPEILDLSHMKNLQKVILRGCKLQVAIHGLEELGSLSSLEVDSCSSIEWMSDLSKLRKLEKLQVKNCPELRGLEGGLNHLESLKRLWIWDCGLLECLADTSNMDLECGHVFRCALLPDRNCCESGSDCLYLWEFGGPVLLFPPTPLSIPSRDDVCQENVDSCHWNFSPLKLQLDNQVHEELQDTTAQLEVGSHTP, from the exons ATGGCAGTTTCCG gccggacctcgaagaagcGCAATATGCTAGCGAAAGAGACGGATTCGAGGGCATCATCAGGACCTTCCTATGAGGTTTTTCTAAGTTTTCGAGGAGTGGACACCCGCCGTGGATTCACCGATTTTCTTTACGATGGCATGCATAATGCCGGGATCCTCGTCTTTAGAGACAGTGAATCCCTCCACGTTGGTAAAAGGATCGGCGATGAACTTCTACGAGCAATCGAGAACTCCAAGATCTACATCCCCGTCTTCTCCAAGAATTATGCTTCGAGTCACTGGTGCCTCCGAGAGCTCGCGCATATGGTTGAGTGCGCCTCCAAATCGAATGGGAATAAAGAGATCTTGCCCATTTTCTTGGACGTGGAGCCTGACGATGTCAAACTCAAAACAAACTTATACAGCGAAGCACTCTCGGAGCACCAGAAGAAGTTTTGCACTGAAGTTGAATCATGGAAAAAGGCTCTTATTGAGGTGGACAAGGTCAAGGGATGGAACTGGGAAAGAGATGAAGG CCAAGCAGATTTGACAAACTCTGTGATTAAAACTGTGTTGGATAAGCTGAATGCCGGAAATAAAAAGAATGTGAGTGAAAATCtagttggagttgatgatcgTGTAGAGGCTCTTATCAAAATGTTGGATGTGGGATCTGACAACGTACAATTTCTCGTAATCCACGGAATGGGCGGGATTGGCAAAACAACACTTGCCAAGTGCATCTTCAACCAACTGTCTTCTGACTTCAGAGACCGCAATTTTCTTTCAGATGTCCGAGAGTTGTCACAACGCCATGATATGGTATATTTGCAGAAACAATTGCTATCCAAGTTTCTTAGATCTCATTCTTTCCTCGAGGGAATTGATGACGTGGATGAGGGGATCAACAGGATCAAGAGAGTTCTTGGCAGTAAAAAAGTTCTCATCGTTCTAGATGATGTGGATGAGGAAAAGCAACTCAAAAATCTAGCAGGAAAAGGCGATTGGTTCGGTGCGGGGAGTAGGATTATCATAACTACTAGGAACCAAAGTGTCCTAAGGATTGAGGGAGAAGCAAGTAGTGAAGGCCTCgaagaaaaatcttcaaaagttACTCCTTACGAAGTACGTGAAATGGAGTTCGATGACGCTCTTAAGCTTTTCAGTCAGCACGCCTTTAGAAGAAACTCTCCTCCGGAGCAATTTTTCTCCCTTTCAAATGAGATTGTCTCCACTTTGGGAAGGCTTCCTTTAGCCCTTGAAGTTACGGGTTCATCCCTTAACAATGAACCGAAAGAATTCTGGAAAGCCACATTGAAGAAGCTAAAAGATGCTCCTCCCGATGAAGTCcaaagaaaattgatgatatCTTATGATAAGTTGAATTATGAACAAAAGCAAGTGTTTTTGgatatagcttgtttttttattaaagatgaTAAGACATACCCTTTCTACATGTGGGATGCGTGTGGATACCACCCACACGTTACCATTAAGGTCCTCTGTCTCAAGTCcttgataaaaatcaaagacgacgatactttttggatgcatgaccaagtaCGGGACCTTGGAAGGGAAATCGTTCGTCAAGAGAATTGCGAAGATCCCAGCGAACGCAGCAGAGTATGGAATCCTGAAGAAACCCAGAGCATTCTAAAGGGTAAAGAG GGGAGTACCAAAATTAAGGCACTGTCACTTGGACGTCGTCACGGCATTCTAACAGTAACGGGTGACGAGTTTGCTAATCTACAGAAGCTGAGGTTCTTTCAAGGAGAAGGGGTGTCCCTTGCTGGAGACTTCAATCGTCTTTTCTCCAGTTTAACATGGCTTTCTTGCCATGATTGCTCTTCTAAGTTTGAGGCGAAAAACTTTCATCCGACTAATTTAGCCGTTCTTGAACTTTCATGTATCAATATTTCGAACGAATGGATTGACTGGATCAGA GTCGCAAGTAAACTAAAAGTACTAGATCTCATCGGCTGCAAAGGCTTAACGAGAACACCGGATTTATCCACATTGGTGTCTTTGGAGAAGTTGATATTATGTTCTTGTGACGGGATAAAGGAACTTCCGAACTCGATTGGGAAGTTACAATCATTGATCGAGTTGGATTTGTCAGAGACAGATATTAGTCACCTACCCGATTCAATCGGCAATTTGAAGCAACTGACAATACTCAAGATCAGCAACTCACAGGGGATAACAAAATTACCAGGTGCAATCTGGCAGTTGGATAAGCTTGTAGTGTTAGACGCCAGAGAATGTGAGAACTTGACCGGGGAAATACCTGAAGAAATTGAGAGATTGTCTTGTTTGAGAATCCTAGACTTGTCATGGACCAAAATATCTAGATTACCCACGACGGTGAATCGCCTCTCTAATCTCCAAGAACTTAAGCTAGCCAGATCTGATATTAAACAGTTGCCGGAGCTTCCCCCTGGTTTGACTTGGCTGACATGGGAGACTGGTATTAAGCTAGAGAGTTTCATTCCTCTTCCTACTAGCATCGGTACCCTATCTCAGCTGAAAACACTAACATTGGGCTCCCCAAATGTGCGATTCCTCCCCCAGCTTCCGTCTAGTTTAAGAGAGTTAGAACTTGTAAATCTGGCGATCACACAACCGCtagatttttccaatttggtaAACTTGTCAACCTTGGAATTCCGTAGCTGTTTGATTCTGGAATTCTCTGGTATATTTGTTCCGGGGTTGGAGAAACTATACATGCAGGGATGCTCGTTTGGAAGACTGGACGCACTGTTTCAGTTGGAAATGAAAAGAATGACATCTTTAACTTTGGATAAGTGTGAGTTCCTCCCAGAAATACTTGATCTGTCGCATATGAAGAATCTGCAAAAGGTAATTCTGAGGGGATGCAAGCTGCAAGTCGCGATTCATGGCCTTGAGGAATTGGGATCCCTTTCCTCCCTCGAGGTCGACAGTTGTAGTTCGATTGAATGGATGTCAGATCTATCGAAATTGAGAAAGCTAGAGAAGCTCCAAGTAAAAAATTGTCCGGAGCTAAGAGGCCTGGAAGGTGGTCTAAACCACTTGGAATCTTTAAAGAGGTTGTGGATTTGGGATTGCGGGTTGTTGGAGTGTTTGGCTGACACCTCAAATATGGATTTAGAATGTGGCCATGTCTTCCGTTGCGCGCTGTTGCCCGACCGCAATTGTTGTGAAAGTGGGAGTGATTGTCTATATTTGTG GGAATTCGGGGGCCCCGTATTATTATTCCCCCCAACTCCGCTGTCTATTCCCAGCCGCGACGACGTTTGTCAG GAGAACGTAGATTCTTGCCACTGGAATTTCTCTCCGCtcaaacttcaattggacaatCAGGTGCACGAGGAGCTACAGGACACGACAGCCCAGTTGGAAGTTGGAAGCCATACGCCATGA